The Lepidochelys kempii isolate rLepKem1 chromosome 25, rLepKem1.hap2, whole genome shotgun sequence genome contains a region encoding:
- the EBI3 gene encoding interleukin-27 subunit beta isoform X2 — protein MKWMVIVALVLPAWSTPCSSTAGSEGEEGLCHVHHGALGTDLILRCDGPVGAARAEWRVNGTKVAMSEDAAGGDKDQLLLRNASLAQEGEYSCHHPGTGKTLSRIRLRVGSPPEKPAIECWAVSYPETVNCTWKLKSEPRLETYFITTYRHGLGAKENKCVQPGAGASSCSISDIQMFSITPYVLNVTAVNPLGTTMNLFPFIVEQIIRPDPPEDLRVSPIPGESKKLLLEWQPPSSWPFPQYFPLKYLIRYARAGANNNRTIGPYEQTSFILTGIRPRTIHHVQVAARDFTDYGDYSTWSPLVSGTPWTQP, from the exons ATGAAGTGGATGGTGATTGTCGCCTTGGTCCTGCCGGCCTGGTCCACCCCCTGCAGCAGCACGGCTGGGAGCGAGGGAGAGGAGG GCCTTTGCCACGTCCACCACGGCGCGCTCGGCACCGACCTGATTCTTCGCTGCGACGGACCCGTGGGGGCCGCCAGGGCGGAATGGAGAGTGAATGGCACCAAGGTGGCCATGTCCGAGGACGCAGCGGGAGGAGACAAGGACCAGCTCTTGCTGCGGAACGCCAGCCTGGCCCAGGAGGGGGAATACAGCTGCCACCACCCGGGCACTGGGAAGACCCTGAGCAGGATTCGGCTGCGGGTGGGCT cGCCCCCCGAGAAGCCTGCCATTGAGTGCTGGGCTGTCAGTTACCCCGAGACTGTCAACTGTACTTGGAAGCTGAAGTCTGAACCGCGCCTGGAGACTTATTTCATCACCACGTACAG GCATGGCCTGGGGGCCAAGGAGAACAAGTGTGTCCAGCCAGGGGCCGGGGCCAGCAGCTGCTCCATCAGCGACATCCAGATGTTTTCCATCACCCCCTATGTGCTGAACGTGACGGCCGTGAACCCGCTGGGCACAACGATGAACCTCTTCCCCTTCATCGTGGAGCAGATCA TCCGGCCGGATCCCCCGGAAGACCTGAGggtctcccccatccctggggAGAGCAAGAAGCTGCTCCTGGAGTGGCAGCCGCCCAGTTCCTGGCCCTTCCCGCAGTACTTCCCGCTCAAGTACCTCATTCGCTACGCAAGGGCGGGAGCCAACAACAACCGAACG ATCGGGCCATATGAGCAGACCTCCTTCATCCTGACTGGGATCCGCCCCAGAACCATCCACCATGTGCAAGTGGCAGCCAGGGACTTCACGGACTACGGTGACTACAGCACCTGGAGCCCGCTGGTATCAGGCACCCCCTGGACACAGCCGTGA
- the EBI3 gene encoding interleukin-27 subunit beta isoform X1, whose amino-acid sequence MKWMVIVALVLPAWSTPCSSTAGSEGEEGTRRKGRFPVAPGLCHVHHGALGTDLILRCDGPVGAARAEWRVNGTKVAMSEDAAGGDKDQLLLRNASLAQEGEYSCHHPGTGKTLSRIRLRVGSPPEKPAIECWAVSYPETVNCTWKLKSEPRLETYFITTYRHGLGAKENKCVQPGAGASSCSISDIQMFSITPYVLNVTAVNPLGTTMNLFPFIVEQIIRPDPPEDLRVSPIPGESKKLLLEWQPPSSWPFPQYFPLKYLIRYARAGANNNRTIGPYEQTSFILTGIRPRTIHHVQVAARDFTDYGDYSTWSPLVSGTPWTQP is encoded by the exons ATGAAGTGGATGGTGATTGTCGCCTTGGTCCTGCCGGCCTGGTCCACCCCCTGCAGCAGCACGGCTGGGAGCGAGGGAGAGGAGGGTACGAGGAGGAAGGGCCGGTTCCCAGTGGCCCCCG GCCTTTGCCACGTCCACCACGGCGCGCTCGGCACCGACCTGATTCTTCGCTGCGACGGACCCGTGGGGGCCGCCAGGGCGGAATGGAGAGTGAATGGCACCAAGGTGGCCATGTCCGAGGACGCAGCGGGAGGAGACAAGGACCAGCTCTTGCTGCGGAACGCCAGCCTGGCCCAGGAGGGGGAATACAGCTGCCACCACCCGGGCACTGGGAAGACCCTGAGCAGGATTCGGCTGCGGGTGGGCT cGCCCCCCGAGAAGCCTGCCATTGAGTGCTGGGCTGTCAGTTACCCCGAGACTGTCAACTGTACTTGGAAGCTGAAGTCTGAACCGCGCCTGGAGACTTATTTCATCACCACGTACAG GCATGGCCTGGGGGCCAAGGAGAACAAGTGTGTCCAGCCAGGGGCCGGGGCCAGCAGCTGCTCCATCAGCGACATCCAGATGTTTTCCATCACCCCCTATGTGCTGAACGTGACGGCCGTGAACCCGCTGGGCACAACGATGAACCTCTTCCCCTTCATCGTGGAGCAGATCA TCCGGCCGGATCCCCCGGAAGACCTGAGggtctcccccatccctggggAGAGCAAGAAGCTGCTCCTGGAGTGGCAGCCGCCCAGTTCCTGGCCCTTCCCGCAGTACTTCCCGCTCAAGTACCTCATTCGCTACGCAAGGGCGGGAGCCAACAACAACCGAACG ATCGGGCCATATGAGCAGACCTCCTTCATCCTGACTGGGATCCGCCCCAGAACCATCCACCATGTGCAAGTGGCAGCCAGGGACTTCACGGACTACGGTGACTACAGCACCTGGAGCCCGCTGGTATCAGGCACCCCCTGGACACAGCCGTGA